In Drosophila willistoni isolate 14030-0811.24 chromosome XR unlocalized genomic scaffold, UCI_dwil_1.1 Seg8, whole genome shotgun sequence, a single genomic region encodes these proteins:
- the LOC111519039 gene encoding uncharacterized protein LOC111519039 — protein sequence MSTTIVEQAATTTTTVSGTGSTTIIAAAATTTTTSEAAAAATATTITTTAGNTGPPISGSAIPDSNALPSVAEIEQLQQALIEKQTQLYALETACLRETERQVELEDSVIAWQDKYDRLYESHKRVQKVNQSLEDKMLKLVDRNTSERAQLTSDVATLSVRLAQANFNIAKLQREIVSTIKSRRSFPQNNDFSVL from the coding sequence gcggcgacgacgacgacgacggtgTCGGGAACAGGGTCCACTACAATAAtagctgcagcagcaacaacaacaacaacatcagaagcagcagcagccgcaacagcaacaacaataacaacaacagctggCAATACAGGGCCACCAATATCAGGTTCAGCGATTCCAGATTCAAACGCTTTGCCATCTGTGGCAGAAATCGAACAACTACAACAGGCATTAATCGAGAAGCAAACTCAATTATATGCCCTTGAGACAGCCTGTCTAAGGGAAACCGAACGTCAAGTGGAATTGGAGGATAGTGTCATTGCCTGGCAGGATAAATACGATCGATTGTACGAGTCGCATAAACGTGTCCAGAAGGTCAATCAAAGTCTTGAGGATAAAATGCTAAAACTGGTCGATCGCAATACCAGCGAAAGGGCTCAACTAACTAGCGATGTGGCAACGCTGAGTGTTCGTTTGGCCCAGGCCAATTTCAATATAGCCAAGTTGCAAAGGGAAATTGTAAGTACAATAAAAAGCCGAAGGAGTTTTCCTCAAAACAATGACTTTTCAGTTTTGTGA